A genomic region of Corallococcus exiguus contains the following coding sequences:
- a CDS encoding carboxymuconolactone decarboxylase family protein: MGRLRIHTIESAPEQSRPVLAAVEKSAGFRSNLLGLIAESPGVTQAFAQMGPLLAQSSLGAVEREVVIMTIGWENDCSYCMAFHSFLCRKLQVPDALVAALRSGTTLPDPRLELLAEFTRTVVREKGTVGDDLWSRFTAQGFTSANALDVILALSQQVLVNYANHLGGVELEPALKEFAWTRPSGAAARQA, translated from the coding sequence TTGGGGCGACTGAGGATTCATACGATTGAGAGCGCGCCGGAGCAGTCCCGTCCGGTGCTGGCCGCGGTGGAGAAGTCCGCCGGTTTCCGTTCGAACCTGCTGGGGCTCATCGCGGAGTCGCCCGGCGTGACGCAGGCCTTCGCGCAGATGGGGCCGCTGCTGGCCCAGTCCTCCCTGGGCGCCGTGGAGCGCGAGGTGGTCATCATGACCATCGGCTGGGAGAACGACTGTTCGTACTGCATGGCCTTCCACAGCTTCTTGTGTCGCAAGCTCCAGGTTCCGGATGCGCTCGTGGCCGCGCTCCGGTCGGGGACGACGCTGCCGGATCCACGGCTGGAGCTGCTCGCGGAGTTCACCCGGACGGTGGTCCGTGAGAAGGGGACCGTGGGAGACGACCTCTGGAGCCGGTTCACGGCCCAGGGCTTCACGAGCGCCAACGCGCTCGACGTCATCCTGGCCCTCTCCCAGCAGGTGCTGGTGAACTACGCGAACCACCTGGGCGGCGTGGAGCTGGAGCCGGCGCTGAAGGAATTCGCGTGGACCCGCCCGTCCGGGGCGGCGGCGCGCCAGGCGTAG
- a CDS encoding type I polyketide synthase, whose translation MGAPTISDPVTDASVLSALRSHLLEALARRNGLSPEQIDSRRPFSHYGLDSLGAVALGRALSELAGRDVSPTVFWRHPSVDALLRHLSTGDADATAHVEAAGPSVARDEPIAVVGMACRLPGAADLTAFWELLRTGRDAVSEVPSGRWADGRLQQADRGGGSAPVPRRAGFLPDIAGFDPLFFGISPREAAEMDPQQRLFLELAWEALEDAGIVPRELHATATGVFVGAIWRDYAELGGAEPGRITPHTATGQALNMIANRLSYVLGLQGPSLVLDTACSSSLVAVHLACQSLWAGESTTAIVGGVSVMASPHTMVALSRFGGLSPDGVCKAFDASADGFGRGEGGGVVVLKPLSAALAAGDTIRCVIRATGSNNDGPSNGLTAPNPEAQEKLLRRVHARSGVAPGAVGYVETHGTGTALGDPIEAGALGAVFAKARGAGPPLVIGSVKTNIGHLEGAAGIAGFLKACLCVEQRTVVPSLHFTRPNPLIPFEELRLEVSRETRAWPVPDGLAVAGVSAFGWGGTNAHVVLQEAPPSRLTWVGLAASGAEALKDEARRALDALRAGVPLDALHAVLAPEASGPERLTVCVRTRGELVARLSGFLDGVAGTVTLGTAPGRPPKVAFVCAPQGGQWVGMGRRMLLTEDAFRAAFERVDAALAVHSGQSLREELFKAEGIARYDDVDVVQPLLFAFQVALAEQWRAWGITPDVVVGHSLGEIAAAHIAGILDLEEAALVIHHYSRLQKLLADRGGMAVVNLPPDALTGLLEATGGAVVLAGHNGPRSTVLSGDPAALDALLAELKRRKELCARIRVNVAAHSPQIDEILPELETVLAGLRPKPARLPMISTALRRRVEGPEVDGRYFGQNLRTPVWLAPVLASLVADGVDALVELSPHPVLVGALQQAAEGRQPPPVVLPSTTRDEDERLALYEARATLFRLGCAGAAAPVARDSLVPLSAHTPQALRELAARVAGTLRHAPWTQVEDVAATAALRRTHHAERLAVVARGGEDLAQALDAFARGEPHERLVTPALAKAPSVVFVFPGQGSQWHGMARQLLRDEPAFRAELGRCDAAIHALTGWSVLEELEASEAASRMARVDVVQPVLFAVEVALAALWRSWGVRPKAVIGHSMGEVAAAYVAGALNLADAARIICRRSQLLRRVSGQGAMLAAELTLDEAREVLRGHEAQVAVAVSNSSRSTVLSGQPQALEVISQALQARGVFWRWVKVDVASHSPQMDALKGELLEVLAGVQPSPSAVPIHSTVLDAVTDGRDFDAGYWVRNLRDPVLFASAVRRAREAGHDVFIEMSPHPILLPAVEQELADVDQPGEVLPSLRRNESERETLLRSVAALYTRGLEPVWSAVTRAGRPGVPLPSYPWQRERFWLEAAPAVRAPVAASRPSVEGLLGSHFPSALEPRLHHWQAEWGADVSGFLADHRVGGDAVVPGAVFLSMALGAAKEALGAAPVALRDIAFPQPLILGSEPAPRVQTVLSVRDAQRELQVFSQGEGRTWVPHARALVDTGPAAAVGRERAQEALALRDSLRGSAAMLLDSVRYYELLAGCGLEYRAAFRGVDCVWSREAQALGRILPPAASVDPELAHVACIDSALQLSIATLPPSLVFRGRQLISVGVDGFAVHRLPEGAFHVHAQRRPGGEGPVFLVDVVAFTDAGEPLFHVDGLKVRVLDVARPAVARNDEARPAAAPSRTLFDELGALEPSRRRARAEDELRQVVATVLKLAPARVPVDQPLRTLGMDSVMSLELRNRIEARTGIRLSATALWNHPTVEALTGFVLSQASSAPAARSAPARVVPPAPVPAAPAVPADAALPSDLELERLLEAELVQVHQLIKES comes from the coding sequence ATGGGTGCGCCGACGATCTCTGATCCTGTGACGGACGCGTCCGTGCTGTCCGCGCTCAGGTCACACCTGCTGGAGGCATTGGCGCGCCGCAACGGCCTGTCGCCAGAGCAGATCGACTCCCGCCGGCCCTTCAGCCACTACGGGCTGGACTCGCTGGGTGCGGTGGCGCTCGGCCGGGCGCTGTCGGAGCTGGCGGGACGCGACGTGTCTCCCACGGTCTTCTGGCGCCACCCCAGCGTGGACGCGCTCTTGCGGCACCTGTCCACGGGTGACGCGGACGCCACGGCTCACGTGGAGGCCGCCGGGCCTTCCGTGGCCCGCGACGAGCCGATCGCGGTGGTGGGCATGGCCTGCCGCCTTCCGGGCGCGGCGGACCTCACCGCGTTCTGGGAGCTGCTGCGCACCGGGCGCGACGCGGTGTCGGAGGTCCCCTCCGGGCGCTGGGCGGACGGGCGGCTGCAGCAGGCGGATCGCGGCGGGGGCAGCGCGCCGGTGCCGCGCCGCGCCGGGTTCCTGCCAGACATCGCGGGGTTCGATCCGCTGTTCTTCGGCATCTCCCCGCGCGAGGCGGCGGAGATGGATCCGCAGCAGCGCCTGTTCCTGGAGCTGGCGTGGGAGGCGCTCGAGGACGCGGGCATCGTCCCGCGCGAGCTGCACGCGACGGCGACGGGCGTGTTCGTCGGCGCCATCTGGCGTGACTACGCGGAGCTGGGCGGCGCGGAGCCGGGGCGCATCACGCCGCACACGGCCACCGGGCAGGCGCTCAACATGATCGCCAACCGGCTGTCGTACGTGCTGGGCCTCCAGGGGCCCAGCCTCGTCCTCGACACGGCGTGCTCGTCGTCACTGGTGGCGGTCCACCTGGCCTGCCAGAGCCTGTGGGCGGGGGAGAGCACCACGGCCATCGTCGGCGGCGTCAGCGTGATGGCCTCGCCGCACACCATGGTGGCGCTGTCCCGCTTCGGTGGCCTGTCGCCGGACGGCGTGTGCAAGGCCTTCGACGCGAGCGCGGACGGCTTCGGGCGCGGAGAGGGCGGGGGCGTGGTGGTCCTCAAGCCACTCTCCGCCGCGCTCGCCGCTGGCGACACCATCCGCTGCGTCATCCGCGCCACGGGCAGCAACAACGATGGGCCGAGCAACGGCCTCACGGCGCCCAACCCGGAGGCCCAGGAGAAGCTGCTGCGGCGGGTCCACGCGCGCTCGGGCGTGGCGCCCGGCGCGGTGGGCTACGTGGAGACACACGGCACGGGGACGGCGCTGGGAGACCCCATTGAAGCGGGCGCGCTCGGGGCCGTGTTCGCGAAGGCGCGCGGGGCGGGCCCGCCGCTGGTCATTGGCTCGGTGAAGACCAACATCGGCCACCTGGAGGGGGCCGCGGGCATCGCCGGCTTCCTCAAGGCCTGCCTGTGCGTCGAGCAGCGCACGGTGGTGCCCAGCCTCCACTTCACGCGGCCCAACCCGCTCATCCCCTTCGAGGAACTCCGGCTGGAGGTCTCGCGTGAGACCCGCGCGTGGCCGGTGCCGGACGGGTTGGCCGTGGCGGGGGTCAGCGCGTTCGGCTGGGGCGGCACCAACGCCCACGTCGTGCTCCAGGAGGCCCCGCCGTCGCGGCTCACCTGGGTGGGGCTGGCGGCGTCCGGAGCCGAGGCCCTGAAGGACGAGGCCCGCCGCGCGCTCGACGCCCTGCGGGCCGGGGTGCCGCTCGACGCGCTCCACGCGGTGCTGGCGCCGGAGGCTTCCGGCCCGGAGCGGCTCACCGTGTGCGTGCGCACCCGGGGCGAGCTGGTGGCGCGCTTGAGCGGGTTCCTGGACGGCGTGGCGGGGACGGTGACGCTGGGGACGGCGCCTGGCCGGCCTCCGAAGGTGGCCTTCGTCTGCGCTCCGCAGGGCGGCCAGTGGGTGGGCATGGGCCGGCGCATGCTGCTCACGGAGGACGCCTTCCGCGCGGCCTTCGAGCGCGTGGACGCGGCCCTGGCGGTCCACTCCGGCCAGTCGCTCCGGGAGGAGCTGTTCAAGGCGGAGGGCATTGCCCGCTACGACGACGTGGACGTGGTGCAGCCGCTCCTCTTCGCGTTCCAGGTGGCCCTGGCGGAGCAGTGGCGCGCCTGGGGCATCACCCCGGACGTCGTCGTGGGGCACAGCCTGGGGGAGATCGCCGCCGCGCACATCGCGGGCATCCTCGACCTGGAGGAGGCGGCGCTCGTCATCCACCACTACAGCCGCCTGCAGAAGCTGCTGGCGGACCGGGGCGGCATGGCCGTGGTCAACCTGCCGCCCGACGCGCTGACCGGGCTCCTGGAGGCCACGGGTGGGGCGGTGGTGCTGGCCGGCCACAATGGTCCCCGGTCCACCGTGCTGTCCGGAGACCCGGCCGCGCTCGATGCGCTCCTCGCGGAGCTCAAGCGCCGCAAGGAGCTGTGCGCGCGGATCCGCGTGAACGTCGCCGCGCACAGCCCGCAGATCGACGAGATCCTCCCGGAGCTGGAGACGGTGCTCGCCGGGCTCCGTCCGAAGCCCGCGCGCCTGCCGATGATCTCCACCGCGCTGCGGCGGCGGGTGGAGGGGCCGGAGGTGGACGGGCGCTACTTCGGCCAGAACCTGCGCACGCCGGTGTGGCTTGCCCCGGTGCTCGCGTCGCTGGTGGCCGACGGCGTGGACGCGCTGGTGGAGCTCAGCCCGCACCCCGTGCTGGTGGGAGCCCTGCAGCAGGCCGCCGAGGGCCGGCAGCCGCCCCCTGTCGTCCTGCCGTCCACCACGCGGGACGAGGACGAGCGGCTGGCCCTGTACGAAGCGCGCGCCACGCTGTTCCGTCTGGGATGCGCGGGGGCGGCTGCCCCCGTCGCCCGCGACTCGCTGGTGCCGCTGTCCGCCCATACCCCGCAGGCGCTCCGGGAGCTGGCGGCGCGCGTGGCCGGGACGCTTCGCCACGCGCCCTGGACGCAGGTGGAGGACGTCGCCGCCACGGCCGCGCTGCGCCGGACGCACCACGCGGAGCGGCTGGCGGTGGTCGCGCGCGGAGGGGAGGACCTGGCCCAGGCGCTGGACGCGTTCGCCCGGGGCGAGCCCCATGAGCGGCTGGTGACTCCGGCGCTCGCGAAGGCGCCCTCGGTGGTGTTCGTCTTCCCGGGGCAGGGCTCGCAGTGGCACGGAATGGCCCGGCAGCTCTTGCGCGACGAGCCGGCCTTCCGCGCGGAGCTCGGGCGGTGCGACGCCGCCATCCACGCGCTCACCGGCTGGTCCGTGCTGGAGGAGCTGGAGGCGTCCGAGGCCGCGTCGCGGATGGCCCGGGTGGACGTGGTGCAGCCGGTGCTCTTCGCCGTGGAGGTGGCGTTGGCCGCGCTCTGGCGCTCGTGGGGCGTGCGGCCGAAGGCGGTCATCGGCCACAGCATGGGCGAGGTCGCGGCGGCGTATGTCGCGGGCGCGCTGAACCTGGCGGACGCCGCGCGGATCATCTGCCGCCGCAGTCAGCTGCTCCGCCGGGTGAGCGGGCAGGGCGCGATGCTCGCCGCGGAGCTGACGCTGGACGAGGCCCGGGAGGTCCTGCGCGGCCACGAGGCGCAGGTCGCCGTGGCCGTGAGCAACAGCTCCCGCTCCACCGTGCTGTCGGGCCAGCCACAGGCGCTGGAGGTCATCTCCCAGGCGCTCCAGGCCCGCGGCGTCTTCTGGCGCTGGGTCAAGGTGGATGTCGCCTCCCACAGCCCGCAGATGGACGCGCTGAAGGGCGAGCTGCTGGAGGTGCTGGCGGGCGTGCAGCCCTCGCCGTCGGCGGTGCCCATCCACTCCACGGTCCTGGACGCGGTGACGGACGGCCGCGACTTCGACGCGGGCTACTGGGTGCGCAACCTGCGCGACCCCGTCCTCTTCGCCTCGGCGGTCCGGCGCGCGCGCGAGGCGGGACACGACGTCTTCATCGAGATGAGCCCGCATCCCATCCTGCTGCCCGCCGTGGAGCAGGAGCTGGCGGACGTGGATCAGCCGGGCGAGGTGCTGCCGTCGCTGCGGCGCAACGAGTCCGAGCGCGAGACGCTGCTGCGCTCCGTGGCGGCGCTCTACACGCGAGGCCTGGAGCCTGTCTGGAGCGCCGTCACCCGCGCGGGGCGCCCCGGCGTGCCGCTGCCTTCCTACCCCTGGCAGCGCGAGCGCTTCTGGCTGGAAGCGGCGCCCGCGGTCCGTGCCCCCGTCGCCGCCAGCCGTCCGAGCGTTGAGGGGCTCCTGGGCAGCCACTTCCCGTCCGCCTTGGAGCCGCGGCTGCACCACTGGCAGGCCGAGTGGGGCGCGGACGTGTCCGGCTTCCTCGCCGACCACCGCGTGGGCGGTGACGCCGTGGTTCCCGGCGCCGTCTTCCTGTCCATGGCGCTGGGGGCCGCGAAGGAGGCGTTGGGGGCCGCGCCCGTGGCGCTGAGGGACATCGCCTTCCCGCAGCCGCTGATATTGGGCTCCGAGCCCGCGCCGCGCGTGCAGACCGTGCTCTCCGTGCGCGACGCGCAGCGCGAGCTCCAGGTGTTCTCCCAGGGCGAGGGCCGCACGTGGGTGCCCCACGCTCGGGCCCTGGTGGACACGGGGCCCGCGGCGGCGGTGGGCCGGGAGCGGGCGCAGGAGGCGCTGGCGCTCCGGGACTCGCTGCGTGGCTCCGCGGCGATGCTGCTGGACTCCGTGCGGTACTACGAACTGCTGGCGGGCTGCGGGCTGGAGTACCGCGCCGCCTTCCGTGGCGTGGACTGCGTCTGGTCCCGCGAGGCGCAGGCGCTGGGGCGCATCCTTCCGCCCGCGGCCTCCGTGGACCCGGAGCTGGCCCATGTGGCCTGCATCGACTCCGCGCTCCAGCTCTCCATCGCCACGCTGCCGCCCAGCCTCGTGTTCCGGGGCCGGCAGCTCATCAGCGTCGGGGTGGACGGCTTCGCGGTCCACCGCCTCCCTGAGGGGGCCTTCCACGTCCACGCGCAGCGCCGTCCGGGCGGTGAGGGCCCGGTGTTCCTGGTGGACGTGGTGGCGTTCACCGACGCGGGCGAGCCCCTGTTCCACGTCGACGGGCTGAAGGTCCGCGTGCTCGACGTGGCTCGGCCCGCCGTCGCCCGGAATGACGAGGCCCGCCCGGCCGCCGCTCCGTCCCGGACGCTGTTCGACGAGCTGGGCGCGCTGGAGCCCTCGCGGCGGCGGGCCCGCGCCGAGGACGAGCTGCGGCAGGTGGTGGCCACGGTGCTCAAGCTGGCCCCGGCGCGCGTCCCCGTGGACCAGCCGCTGCGCACCCTGGGCATGGACTCCGTCATGTCGCTGGAGCTGCGCAACCGCATCGAGGCGCGCACCGGCATCCGGCTCTCCGCCACCGCGCTCTGGAATCACCCCACGGTGGAGGCGCTGACGGGGTTCGTCCTGAGCCAGGCCTCGTCCGCGCCAGCGGCCCGGTCCGCTCCGGCGCGCGTCGTCCCGCCAGCGCCCGTGCCCGCCGCACCCGCCGTTCCCGCCGACGCGGCATTGCCTTCCGACCTGGAGCTCGAGCGGCTGTTGGAGGCCGAGCTCGTCCAGGTCCACCAGCTCATCAAGGAGTCCTGA
- a CDS encoding RNA polymerase sigma factor — protein MPDDSSPDAATERAQFLSWITLLVHQHRARLVTSARRRGLPPEDALDCVQDAFVTFLRMPEATTLSARSSEVERLLSTLVAHAALNQRRKLARRALPTEIELSEVASDLPSADTLVAEAEARVSLVRCVQQLSQMQQAVIRLRLLDECPGEEVSTLLEISPENARILLFRARQRLRECLVLAMKDPGPPDMAAAETAPRSLQDSASDQRLRQS, from the coding sequence ATGCCTGATGACAGCTCCCCGGACGCCGCCACCGAGCGCGCCCAGTTCCTTTCCTGGATCACCCTGCTCGTCCACCAGCACCGTGCGCGACTGGTGACGAGCGCGAGGCGCCGGGGTCTGCCTCCCGAGGACGCGCTCGATTGCGTCCAGGACGCCTTCGTCACCTTCCTGCGGATGCCGGAGGCCACGACCTTGTCGGCCCGCTCCAGCGAGGTCGAGCGCCTTCTGTCGACGCTGGTGGCCCACGCCGCGTTGAATCAGCGGCGCAAGCTGGCGCGCCGGGCGCTGCCGACCGAGATCGAACTGTCCGAGGTGGCCTCCGACCTGCCTTCAGCGGACACGCTGGTGGCGGAGGCGGAGGCGCGGGTGAGCCTGGTGCGCTGTGTCCAGCAGTTGTCGCAGATGCAGCAGGCGGTGATCCGCCTCCGGCTCCTGGACGAGTGTCCGGGCGAGGAGGTCTCCACGCTGCTGGAGATCTCGCCGGAGAACGCCCGCATCCTCCTGTTCCGCGCGCGCCAGCGCCTGCGGGAGTGCCTGGTGCTGGCGATGAAGGACCCGGGGCCGCCCGACATGGCCGCCGCGGAGACCGCGCCGCGGTCCCTGCAGGACAGTGCCAGCGACCAGCGCCTCCGACAGTCCTGA
- a CDS encoding carboxymuconolactone decarboxylase family protein, with protein MSRLNLVDASHATLKPIKEKLGANLPPPVRVLANSPAAMSAFFALHGTLGQGQLTPRVREQIALAVGNAQGCRYCVSHHTQLGRKTGLSDQELDQARSGKAPDAKVEAALQFSRQIAARRGAVTDAELAAVRAAGWTDGDVVEILAQVVATTFGNYLNHLAQTEIDIPPVDLVPAAVIDGIHA; from the coding sequence ATGTCCCGTCTGAACCTTGTCGACGCTTCGCACGCCACGCTCAAACCCATCAAGGAGAAGCTGGGCGCCAACCTGCCTCCGCCGGTCCGGGTGCTTGCCAATTCGCCCGCGGCGATGAGCGCCTTCTTCGCGCTGCACGGGACGCTGGGCCAGGGGCAGCTGACGCCGCGCGTCCGCGAGCAGATCGCGCTCGCGGTGGGCAACGCGCAGGGCTGCCGCTACTGCGTCTCGCACCACACCCAGCTGGGCCGCAAGACGGGCCTCTCTGATCAGGAGCTGGATCAGGCGCGCTCCGGCAAGGCGCCGGACGCCAAGGTGGAGGCGGCGCTCCAGTTCTCCCGTCAGATCGCGGCGCGGCGCGGCGCGGTGACGGACGCGGAGCTGGCGGCGGTGCGTGCCGCGGGCTGGACCGACGGTGACGTGGTGGAGATCCTGGCGCAGGTCGTCGCCACCACCTTCGGCAACTACCTCAACCACCTGGCCCAGACGGAGATCGACATCCCGCCCGTGGACCTGGTCCCAGCGGCGGTCATCGACGGAATCCACGCGTGA
- a CDS encoding redoxin domain-containing protein — protein MTATFEPGARFPDLELRDGTGKPTRLGEAMGGEAAVVFFLRNAACPVCRNHLKTLAKRQGDIAANQAKVISVIPDGPEEARELATWLGVPVPVLTSGTGTHAEAGLEPIFWGKLQPSGTVLLAPSREVVYGRQSALPPLGFNEKELMTALARGAHRPA, from the coding sequence GTGACAGCGACCTTCGAGCCCGGGGCCCGCTTTCCCGACCTGGAGTTGCGGGACGGGACAGGCAAGCCCACGCGGCTGGGCGAGGCCATGGGCGGCGAGGCGGCGGTGGTGTTCTTCCTCCGCAACGCCGCCTGTCCGGTGTGCCGCAACCACTTGAAGACGCTGGCGAAGCGCCAGGGCGACATCGCGGCGAACCAGGCGAAGGTGATCTCGGTCATCCCGGATGGGCCCGAGGAGGCGCGGGAGCTGGCCACCTGGCTGGGGGTGCCGGTGCCGGTGCTGACCAGCGGGACGGGCACGCACGCGGAAGCGGGCCTGGAGCCGATCTTCTGGGGCAAGCTGCAACCGAGCGGCACCGTGCTGCTGGCCCCCTCCCGAGAGGTCGTCTACGGGAGGCAGTCCGCCCTGCCGCCGCTGGGCTTCAACGAGAAGGAGCTGATGACCGCGCTCGCGCGTGGGGCGCATCGCCCGGCTTAG